The Thiomicrorhabdus aquaedulcis sequence GAAGCCCAGGGTGAAATAGTGCCTAAACGGGGCGTTACAATGCACGTATCATTATTTAACACAGACGTTTTATCGTCTTGACTGTTGTTTAACAAGGTCTTTAAACGGGCGTGTTCATCCATCGAAAGCTCACTTTCAAAATCGACCAGGTAAAGATATTGCGAACGAACGGCCTTAATTAAACCCACCGTTTTAAGCTTGCTTAGCAATTGATTTAAACGGTATGTGGAATGTGCGGGATTTCCCCAAATAATGTGCATAGTTTTGCCCTTTACAAAAAACAAAAGCCCTCGTAAAAAGAGGGCTTTAAAAACAATTTGGATTACTTAGTTAATAAACCTAAACTTTCTAATACATAGCGTCTTTGTTGCGCATTTAACGGCGTTGAACCTTCGGCCGACTGGATGTTCAACAAGGTTTTTTCAGCGTCGTTTTTAGATTTAGCCAACTGTAATACAATTACGTCCGGTAAATCTTTCTCACCCGAGTCACGCCAAAAAGCTAACTTTGAAAGCATAGAATCTTCTTTTTTAACCGTTTTAGGCACTTGCACCCACATTTGCATTGAATCCTTACGCACCTTATCCATCTGCCAATTAGCACGATAAATCATGGCTTGTAAATACCCCCAACTGCTGTCTAAATTAGCACGCAATGTTAAGCCTTGCAGTTCCTCACCGTCCACGACTTCAACCATGTTTTCGGTGACTTTTAAAGCAGCCAGCGCTTTTTCGCTGGTTGATCCAAAAAACACCATAGCCTGATACAAAGCTTGCGCTTCCATCACAGGACTATAAGGTTTGATTTTCCAACCCTCGTTCAAATTACGTGCTTCGTTTGCATCGGGTGAATACAGCATGCTGTGGCTAAAATAAACACGCGTTTTGCCGGCTGCGGTGTCTGTTTCTAAACGTGCAGTGTACTTATCATAAACTCCATCAGCCAACTCTGGACGCCAGCTGTTAAGCATTCTTGTAATAGGACCTACATCGTCTAAAGGCACTAACTCAGAACGCTGCTGATAATCAGTTTTCATAACGCCAATGTCTTTACGCTCTTCTTCAATCGCAAAACCAGAATTCATAAAGTAGCGTTTTAACCCACTCCATACCTCTTCACTGTTGACCGAATCGAGTTCTAACCAACGCTCTGACAAATTGGACTGAATGGCGATGCCATCGGCTTTAAAATTAGGAATATGGTCATAAGCGTCTTTTTGAGCCAACGCATCTTGTCCCGCATTTTGCAACGCTACCTGAATGTCATTTTTAGGCTTAGCTGGATTAAACAGGTTTGGGGGCATTTCTAAGTTTTGAACAATTTTACCCTCGCTGTCACGGTAATTGTCGTCCGAACCAAATAAATTGGACAGGGTTGAACAACCACTTAAACTCATTACCGCTAAAGACGTTGAAATCACCAACGTTTTTGAATATCGACTCATAGATAGGTTCACTTATGTTTATGAAAATTATGCCTTAATGGCAATGCCTGCAGCGTGCATAGCGTCTAAAATAACAGATTGATTTGGCTCAGATAAAGGTGTTAATGGTAAGCGAATAGCCATGCCCATTAGACCCATTTTAGCCACCGCCCATTTAACAGGAATAGGATTAGATTCTACAAACAAGTCGCGATGCAAGGCTTGCAAGGGAGCGTCAATGGCGTGCGCCTTAGCAGCATCACCAGCAAGAGCCGCAAAGTAAGCGTCGTGCAATGCTTTGGGGGCGACGTTTGCGGTCACTGAAATGCCTCCATGTCCACCCAATAAAATAAAATCAATCGCGGTAGCATCATCGCCGGTGTACAAATCAAAGCTTTCGGGCACGCCGGCTTTAATTTTTGCCACGCGGCTTAAATCACCCGTAGCCTCTTTAACGCCCACTATGTTTTTAACAGTGGCTAAACGAATAATGGTTTCTGGTAATAAATCACAGGCTGTGCGACCGGGCACGTTATATAAAATTTGCGGAATATCGACCGTTTCGGCAATTTTTTTATAGTGTAAATACAAACCTTCTTGGGTCGGCTTATTGTAGTAAGGCGTTACCAAAAGACATGCATCAGCCCCTGCGTCTTTGGCGCATTGTGTCAACTCAATTGCCTCGCTGGTTGAGTTAGCGCCAGTGCCGGCAATGACTGGAATGCGTCCGGCCACTTTGTCTACTACAAACTTAACGACTTGGCAGTGTTCTTTAAAATTTAACGTAGCCGACTCACCGGTTGTGCCCACAGCCACAATCGCGTCGGTTTGAGATTCAATGTGAAATTCCACCAGTTTTTCAAGTGCATCAAAATCAATTGACTCATCGTCCAACATTGGGGTTACCAACGCCACCATACTGCCTCTAAACACGGTGTCTTTCTCCAATAAATTAACGCAAATTTAAAAAACGTAATATTAACCTTTCCCCCCTGACACTTCAACCAATATTGCTGTAATGCTTCATGTCAAGCATAGGCGGTTAAAGATAACGCCAAGCGGTGTTTTTGGTGATGGCCTTCTTAAAAAGTTCATTAACCGATGGCTTGCGGGCGCACCTAAAAGTCGGCATACTAAAAACTCTCGTTAACATGACCAATTCACTTTAAATGCACAGGAGTTGCTTGCATGAGCGTTACGCCCGGTCAAATCGTACCAAGTTTTTTATTAAGTGCCACATCTCAACGCACGATTACTCAAGAAAATTTTCTTGGCAAATTTACCGTTTTGTATTTTTACCCCAAAGACAGCACCCCTGGATGCACCACAGAAGGTTTGGAGTTTGCACAGTTACACGATGAATTTTTAGCGCTTAATGCACAAATATTAGGGGTGTCTTTAGACAGCCTTACCCGTCACGCAAACTTTAAAAACAAACACAGCTTTCCATTTGATTTAATCAGTGATCCAGAGGCTTTGTTATGCAAAATTTTTGGGGTTTATCAACTCAAAAAGAATTTTGGCAAAGAATATATGGGCATTGTTAGAAGTACCTTTTTAATAAATCCGCAAGGCCAACTTGACCAGGCCTGGTTAAACGTTAAAGTTGCCGGACACGCTCAAATGGTTTTACAAACGCTTAAACACACTGCATCACAATAACTTATAAAATCAACAACCGATAACCAGCAACCGAGATAATTTTAAAACGCAATAATTAAGGAGCAACCATGACCAATAACGCTAAAAAACTCTTTATTTTAGACACCAACGTTCTCATGCACGACCCAATGGCGCTGTTTAATTTTGCCGAGCATGATATTTTTATCTCTATGACCGTTCTCGAAGAGCTGGACGCTGGCAAAAAAGGCATGACCGAAATTGCCCGTAATGTTCGCGAAACCAATCGCTTGATTGATCAGATTATCAGTGATGCGAGCTTTGAGGAAATTCAAAAAGGCTTGCCGCTCGAACGCATTCATCCTGGTGTTAAAAACAAGAGCGTGCATTTAGGCCAACTGTTTTTTGAAACCGAACCGCTGCGCGCCCAGTTACCCGACTCGCTACCCAGCCACAAAGCCGACAATCACATATTGCAAACTGGCTTAGCCTTAAAAGAAAAATACGCCAACCGCAGTGTTACCTTAGTCACCAAAGACATTAACATGCGCATTAAATCTTCGGCCGTTGGATTACACTCCGAAGACTACTACAACGACCGCGTGTTAGAAGACGCCGATTTACTTTACACCGGCTGGGAAGTGTTGCCAGAGAATTTCTTTGAAGACAATCGTAAGTCCATGAAATCGTGGCAAGAAGGCGACCGGACTTTTTATGAAATCAGCGTAGATGAACATTGCCACTGGTATCCCAATCAAGGTTTAATCAGCGCCAATGAGGCTGGCTTTAACGCGATTGTACGCGAGGTTGCCGATGGCAAAGCCGTGCTGGAATACTTTTTTGATTACCAGCAAGAAAACCATAAAGTCTGGGGAATTAACGCCCGCAACATTGAGCAAAACATGGCGTTTAATTTTTTAATGGATCCCGAAATTGATTTTGTCTCACTGCTTGGCATCGCCGGCACCGGTAAAACCCTGCTTACCTTAGCCGCGGCATTAGAACAAACTCTGGATCGCAACATTTACAACGAAATTATTATGACCCGCGCCACCGTGCCCATTGGTGAAGACATTGGTTTTTTACCCGGCACAGAAGAAGAAAAAATGACGCCGTGGATGGGGGCTTTAATGGACAACCTAGAAGTATTAACCGCATCGGAAGGTCATACAGAATGGGAAAAAGAGAGTACACAACAACTGTTAAGC is a genomic window containing:
- a CDS encoding outer membrane protein assembly factor BamC; translated protein: MSRYSKTLVISTSLAVMSLSGCSTLSNLFGSDDNYRDSEGKIVQNLEMPPNLFNPAKPKNDIQVALQNAGQDALAQKDAYDHIPNFKADGIAIQSNLSERWLELDSVNSEEVWSGLKRYFMNSGFAIEEERKDIGVMKTDYQQRSELVPLDDVGPITRMLNSWRPELADGVYDKYTARLETDTAAGKTRVYFSHSMLYSPDANEARNLNEGWKIKPYSPVMEAQALYQAMVFFGSTSEKALAALKVTENMVEVVDGEELQGLTLRANLDSSWGYLQAMIYRANWQMDKVRKDSMQMWVQVPKTVKKEDSMLSKLAFWRDSGEKDLPDVIVLQLAKSKNDAEKTLLNIQSAEGSTPLNAQQRRYVLESLGLLTK
- the dapA gene encoding 4-hydroxy-tetrahydrodipicolinate synthase, whose product is MFRGSMVALVTPMLDDESIDFDALEKLVEFHIESQTDAIVAVGTTGESATLNFKEHCQVVKFVVDKVAGRIPVIAGTGANSTSEAIELTQCAKDAGADACLLVTPYYNKPTQEGLYLHYKKIAETVDIPQILYNVPGRTACDLLPETIIRLATVKNIVGVKEATGDLSRVAKIKAGVPESFDLYTGDDATAIDFILLGGHGGISVTANVAPKALHDAYFAALAGDAAKAHAIDAPLQALHRDLFVESNPIPVKWAVAKMGLMGMAIRLPLTPLSEPNQSVILDAMHAAGIAIKA
- a CDS encoding peroxiredoxin, with the protein product MSVTPGQIVPSFLLSATSQRTITQENFLGKFTVLYFYPKDSTPGCTTEGLEFAQLHDEFLALNAQILGVSLDSLTRHANFKNKHSFPFDLISDPEALLCKIFGVYQLKKNFGKEYMGIVRSTFLINPQGQLDQAWLNVKVAGHAQMVLQTLKHTASQ
- a CDS encoding PhoH family protein, which codes for MTNNAKKLFILDTNVLMHDPMALFNFAEHDIFISMTVLEELDAGKKGMTEIARNVRETNRLIDQIISDASFEEIQKGLPLERIHPGVKNKSVHLGQLFFETEPLRAQLPDSLPSHKADNHILQTGLALKEKYANRSVTLVTKDINMRIKSSAVGLHSEDYYNDRVLEDADLLYTGWEVLPENFFEDNRKSMKSWQEGDRTFYEISVDEHCHWYPNQGLISANEAGFNAIVREVADGKAVLEYFFDYQQENHKVWGINARNIEQNMAFNFLMDPEIDFVSLLGIAGTGKTLLTLAAALEQTLDRNIYNEIIMTRATVPIGEDIGFLPGTEEEKMTPWMGALMDNLEVLTASEGHTEWEKESTQQLLSKRIKIKSLNFMRGRTFQKKFIIIDEAQNLTPKQMKTLITRAGSGTKVVCLGNIGQIDSPYLTETTTGLTYIVDRFKEWEHSAHITLQQGERSRLAEFASDNL